From Sphingomonas sp.:
GCAGCCTCGTCGACCTGACCTTCCAGCCGAAGCGCGACACTAGCGTGGAGGAAGTCAACGCGGTGCTGAAGGCGGCGTCGGAGAGCGGCCCGCTCAAGGGCGTGCTGGTCTACACCGCCGACCCGATTGTCTCGGCCGACATCGTGCACACCCCGGCCTCGTCGACCGTCGACAGCCTGGAAACCGCGGTGATCGACGGCAAGCTGGTCCGCGTGGTCAGCTGGTACGACAATGAGTGGGGCTTCTCCAACCGCATGGTCGACACCGCGACCGTGATGGCCGGGCTCTAAGACCGAAGTCCTCCGCAGAAGCGGGGGACTCTTCTAAATTCCCTTCCCGCGTGCGGGAGGGGCTAGGGGAGGGGAGTGCGGCTGCGCGGGCGATCGGCCCGAGGATCAGCCCCTCCCCCGACCCCTCCCGCAAGCGGGAGGGGAGCGCAGGATGCGAGCGCTCCGCCAACAGGATGCCGCTCGCGCAGAGTTTCAAACGCGAGGGGTTCAGCATGGCGCGCACTTTCAAGACGCTCGACGACATGGGCGATATCACCGGCAAGCGGGTGCTGGTCCGCGAGGACCTCAACGTGCCGATGGCCGACGGCAAGGTAAGCGACGACACGCGCCTCCGCGCCGCGATCCAGACCGTCGCCGAATTGGCGGACCGCGGCGCCAAGGTGCTGATCCTCGCGCATTTCGGCCGCCCCAAGGGCAATCCCAACCCCGAATTCTCGCTCTCGCAGGTCGTCAAGCCGCTCGAGCAGGTGCTGGGTCGCTCGGTCCGTTATATCGACTGGGAAGGCGATGCCGCGTCGGTCGCGACGCTCAACGACGGCGACATCGCGCTGCTAGAGAACACCCGCTTCTTCGGCGGCGAAGAGAAGAACGATCCGGCCGTGGTCGATCGCTTTGCGGCCCTCGGCGACCTCTATGTCAACGACGCCTTCTCGGCCGCGCACCGCGCGCACGCCTCGACCGAGGGCCTCGCCCACAAGCTGCCCGCCTTTGCCGGCCGCCAGATGGAAGCCGAACTCGACGCGCTCGACAAGGCGCTGGGCAATCCCGAGCATCCGGTGGCAGCCGTGGTCGGCGGCGCCAAGGTCTCGACCAAGCTCGACGTGCTCAAGCACCTCGTCGCCAAGGTCGATCACCTGATCATCGGCGGCGGCATGGCCAACACCTTCCTCGCCGCGCGCGGCGTCGATGTCGGCAAGAGCCTGTGCGAGCATGACCTGACCGGCACCGCCGAGGAGATCATGGACGCGGCGGACGCTGCGGGCTGCACCGTCCACCTGCCGTACGACGTGGTGGTGGCGAAGGAATTTCGCGCCAACCCGCCGGTGCGCACGGTCAACGTCCACGAAGTCGCGGCGGACGAAATGATCCTCGACGTCGGCCCCGCTGCCACCGAGGCGCTCGCCGACGTGCTCAAGACCTGCAAGACTTTGGTGTGGAACGGCCCGCTTGGCGCGTTCGAAATTCCGCCCTTCGATGCGGCGACCGTCTCGCTCGCGCGCACCGCGGCGGCGCTTACCAAGGAAGGCCAGCTCGTCTCGGTCGCGGGGGGCGGCGACACGGTGGCGGCGCTCAACCAGGCCGGCGTAGGCGGCGAGTTCAGCTTCGTATCGACCGCGGGCGGCGCCTTCCTGGAGTGGATGGAAGGCAAGGAACTCCCCGGCGTCGCCGCACTGGCGCGCTAAACCTAAGCGTAAGATAGCCGTTTCCTCCCCCGCCAGGGGGAGGTGGCGCGCAAAGCGCGACGGAGGGGGAGGATGCCAGAACGGCCAGTTGGTCGCTGACCTCCCCCCGTCAGGCTGTCGCCCGACACCTCCCCTGGGCGGGGGACGATATGAAGCCCTTCAAGCCGGCCGTGGCGCTTTCAGCAGCGGCACCAGTTCACGGTTGAGATCGTCCAGGCGAAACGCCGCCGCCCGGGCGTAGCGCAGCACCCCCGCACGATCGATCACATAGTTGGACGGCACCGCGCCATCGATCGCCTCGTACGGCCCCTTGATCTTCTTCGTCGGCTGGATGCTCAGCGTCTCGAACAGCGGCTTCAGCTTGTACAGCGGTACCGAAGATTCGGTGGTCAGCGCATAGACGCGCAGGCCGTAGCGCTTCTGGAGCGCGTAATAGCGATCGAGCAGCGGCAATTCCTCTCGGCACGGCACGCACCAGGTCGCCCATATGTTGAGCACGATCACGTCGCCGCGCATCTCGGACAGCCGCACCTTCTCGCCGCCCACCAGGGTCAGTTCGGCATCCGGGGCGGGCTGGCCCACCACCGGCTTCGGTGCCGCATTTGCCGGTAGGCTCGGCAGAAGCAGCGCGGCGCTTCCCTGGAGCACTCGCCGTCGATTCCACATGATTCTGTTCCCCCATACCCCCGACCATAGGCTAGCGCGCCGCCGCATCGCGTCAATCACGGGCCTCGGCGGAACCAATAAGACACCAATTTCCCGGCAGGTATCGGAGCTGTTACGCTGTTGCGGAAGAAGTTTTGCTCCGCAGCATACGGCCAGCGTTGTCAGCCTTTCCGTTACCAATTTGGCGCGATAGGGACGCGGCATCGAACACCATGGAGGGAACCATCATGGGCATCACGCCGGCCGTAAAAGCGATCCTCGACCAGTACGGCTCCGACAATCCGGGCGTGAAGGCGAACCTCGCGCGCATCCTGATGCAGGGCAAGCTCGGCGGCACCGGCAAGCTGATCATCCTGCCGGTCGACCAGGGCTTCGAGCATGGCCCGGCGCGCAGCTTCTCGGTCAATCCCGACGCCTATGACCCGCACTATCATTTCCAGCTGGCGATCGACGCAGGGCTCTCGGCCTATGCCGCGCCGCTGGGCATGATCGAGGCGGGGGCCGACACCTTTGCCGGCCAGATCCCGACGATCCTCAAGGTCAACAGCTCGAACAGCTGGGCGACCGGCATCGACCAGGCGGTGACCGGCGGCGTCGACGATGCGCTGCGCCTCGGCTGCTCGGCGATCGGCTTCACCATCTATCCGGGCGCCGACGGCGTGTTCGAGATGATGGAAGAGATCAAGGAAATGCGCGCGCAGGCGGCCTCGGTCGGCATCGCGACGGTGATCTGGTCCTATCCGCGCGGCGGCAAGCTCAGCAAGGAAGGCGAACTGGCGCTCGACGTCGGCGCCTATGCCGCGCACATGGCGGCGCTGCTCGGCGCGCACATCATCAAGGTCAAGCTGCCCGCCGCGAACATCGAGCAGGCCGAAGCCAAGAAGCTCTATGAGGGCACCGACTGGTCCGACCAGGCCGATCGCGTGCGCCATGTCGTGCAGAGCTGCTTCGCCGGCCGCCGCATCGTCGTCTTCTCGGGCGGCGCGTCGAAGGGCGCAGATGCGGTCTACCAGGACGCCCGCGACATTCTCGCCGGCGGCGGCCAGGGCTCGATCATCGGCCGCAACACCTTCCAGCGCCCGCGCGCCGAGGCGCTGGCGATGCTCGACAAGCTGGTAGCGATCTACAAGGGCGAGGAGGCCTGAAACCTGCCCCGGCGGCGCCGACGGGTTCGCCCGGACGGCGCCGCCGCATAGCTGCCGCTGCTTGACCCCGAAGGACAGGGGGTGGAAGGCCCGCCCGCAAAGGCGGTACAGTTCCGCCGACATTCAGCAGCGGAGTACCCCATGTCCGACCCCTTCGACGATCTCGAAGACGAAGCGAACCTCGAAGGCTTTGCCGAGAAATTCGTCCGCGACGATCGTCGCCCGCCCTGCCAGCTCTATCTGATCTCGCCGCTCGA
This genomic window contains:
- a CDS encoding phosphoglycerate kinase: MARTFKTLDDMGDITGKRVLVREDLNVPMADGKVSDDTRLRAAIQTVAELADRGAKVLILAHFGRPKGNPNPEFSLSQVVKPLEQVLGRSVRYIDWEGDAASVATLNDGDIALLENTRFFGGEEKNDPAVVDRFAALGDLYVNDAFSAAHRAHASTEGLAHKLPAFAGRQMEAELDALDKALGNPEHPVAAVVGGAKVSTKLDVLKHLVAKVDHLIIGGGMANTFLAARGVDVGKSLCEHDLTGTAEEIMDAADAAGCTVHLPYDVVVAKEFRANPPVRTVNVHEVAADEMILDVGPAATEALADVLKTCKTLVWNGPLGAFEIPPFDAATVSLARTAAALTKEGQLVSVAGGGDTVAALNQAGVGGEFSFVSTAGGAFLEWMEGKELPGVAALAR
- a CDS encoding TlpA disulfide reductase family protein, translated to MWNRRRVLQGSAALLLPSLPANAAPKPVVGQPAPDAELTLVGGEKVRLSEMRGDVIVLNIWATWCVPCREELPLLDRYYALQKRYGLRVYALTTESSVPLYKLKPLFETLSIQPTKKIKGPYEAIDGAVPSNYVIDRAGVLRYARAAAFRLDDLNRELVPLLKAPRPA
- a CDS encoding class I fructose-bisphosphate aldolase gives rise to the protein MGITPAVKAILDQYGSDNPGVKANLARILMQGKLGGTGKLIILPVDQGFEHGPARSFSVNPDAYDPHYHFQLAIDAGLSAYAAPLGMIEAGADTFAGQIPTILKVNSSNSWATGIDQAVTGGVDDALRLGCSAIGFTIYPGADGVFEMMEEIKEMRAQAASVGIATVIWSYPRGGKLSKEGELALDVGAYAAHMAALLGAHIIKVKLPAANIEQAEAKKLYEGTDWSDQADRVRHVVQSCFAGRRIVVFSGGASKGADAVYQDARDILAGGGQGSIIGRNTFQRPRAEALAMLDKLVAIYKGEEA